In the Streptomyces sp. NBC_00525 genome, one interval contains:
- a CDS encoding DUF742 domain-containing protein, with protein MKSPRRERRKADPALSDPERLYVITGDPDDGERAALDLVTMIVSKSEPSPTVQPEQAVILRLCQAPLSVAELSAYLSLPFSVVTSLLTELLATGLIESRAPIVRATLPDRSLLEAVMHGLQKL; from the coding sequence ATGAAGTCTCCCCGAAGAGAACGCCGGAAGGCGGACCCGGCGCTGAGCGATCCGGAACGGCTCTACGTCATCACCGGCGATCCCGACGACGGAGAGCGGGCCGCGCTCGACCTGGTCACGATGATCGTCTCGAAGTCCGAGCCGTCCCCGACCGTCCAGCCCGAGCAGGCCGTGATCCTGCGGCTCTGCCAGGCCCCGTTATCCGTCGCGGAACTCTCCGCCTACCTCAGCCTCCCGTTCAGCGTGGTGACCTCGCTCCTCACCGAACTCCTCGCCACCGGACTGATCGAATCGCGCGCGCCGATCGTGCGCGCGACCCTCCCGGACCGGTCCCTCCTCGAAGCGGTGATGCATGGACTTCAGAAACTCTGA
- a CDS encoding GTP-binding protein: MDFRNSDTITGPRSEDVLPTTATAAVKVVIVGGFGAGKTTMVGSVSEIRPLTTEETMTQAGIGVDDNYGVESKTATTVAMDFGRISISDELILYLFGTPGQERFWFLWNGLFEGALGAVVLIDTRRLEVSFDVIGRLEERGVPFVVAINSFPDAPKHPVEALRSALDLPDEVPIIDCDARLRVSSRDVLMTLMRYLHSLALPRA, translated from the coding sequence ATGGACTTCAGAAACTCTGACACGATCACGGGCCCCCGCAGCGAGGACGTCCTGCCCACCACGGCCACCGCCGCGGTGAAGGTCGTGATCGTCGGGGGGTTCGGGGCCGGCAAGACGACCATGGTCGGCTCGGTCAGCGAGATCCGGCCGCTGACCACCGAAGAGACCATGACGCAGGCCGGGATCGGCGTCGACGACAACTACGGGGTGGAGAGCAAGACCGCCACCACCGTCGCCATGGACTTCGGCCGGATCAGCATCAGCGACGAGCTGATCCTCTACCTCTTCGGCACCCCCGGCCAGGAGCGGTTCTGGTTCCTCTGGAACGGCCTGTTCGAGGGCGCCCTCGGCGCCGTCGTCCTCATCGACACCCGGCGGCTCGAAGTCAGCTTCGACGTCATCGGACGCCTGGAGGAGCGCGGCGTGCCGTTCGTCGTCGCCATCAACAGCTTCCCCGACGCCCCGAAGCACCCCGTCGAAGCGCTGCGCAGTGCCCTGGACCTCCCGGACGAGGTCCCGATAATCGACTGCGACGCCCGGCTGCGCGTCTCCAGCCGCGATGTGCTGATGACCCTGATGCGCTACCTGCACAGTCTGGCCCTCCCACGCGCCTGA
- a CDS encoding cytochrome P450 codes for MTSPFPYEHGQDTAPVPPPECPAHGLGVGPGGLRRMYGPEAEQDPHGLYEKLRAEHGTVAPVLLHGDVPAWLVLGHSENLHMTRTPSQFSRDSRHWWALQDGTIAPDHPLAPQVAWQPICAFADGATHERQRGALTDSIARIDTRGVRRHINRYSNRLVNGFCREGRTDLVAEFAERLPMMVMCAVLGMPEESNDRMVQAARDMIKGTATAVQSNAYMVDVLSRLVERRRREPADDFATWLVEHPAAMNDKEVAEHLRLMLIVSYETTTNLIANVLRMVLTDPRFRSRLSGGHMTVPEAVEQTLWDEPPFAAILGRWAVGDTELGGQHIKAGDALIVGITAANTDPVVRPDLKADMAGNRAHLAFSGGPHECPGQDIGRAIADVGVEALLMRLPDLELAVEESELRWVGNLVSRHLAELPAEFAARAPQDDRRPPSMGKPTAARRDWEVQSAVRHAAPTPVRAHLPSDQAHAPARSGPSGATATVDGSADVTGAAGENAAGLVPRQRKPGAPARLWSVVSRWWNGD; via the coding sequence GTGACAAGCCCCTTCCCCTACGAGCACGGCCAGGACACCGCGCCGGTCCCGCCCCCCGAATGCCCGGCCCACGGCCTGGGCGTCGGCCCCGGCGGACTGCGCCGGATGTACGGCCCCGAGGCCGAACAGGACCCGCACGGCCTGTACGAGAAGCTGCGCGCCGAACACGGCACGGTGGCCCCCGTCCTGCTGCACGGCGACGTGCCCGCCTGGCTGGTCCTCGGCCACAGCGAGAACCTGCACATGACCCGTACGCCCTCGCAGTTCTCCCGTGACTCCCGCCACTGGTGGGCGCTGCAGGACGGCACCATCGCCCCCGACCACCCGCTCGCCCCGCAGGTCGCCTGGCAGCCGATCTGCGCCTTCGCGGACGGCGCCACCCACGAGCGCCAGCGCGGCGCCCTCACCGACTCCATCGCCCGCATCGACACCCGCGGCGTCCGGCGCCACATCAACCGCTACAGCAACCGGCTCGTCAACGGCTTCTGCCGGGAGGGCCGCACCGACCTCGTCGCCGAGTTCGCCGAACGGCTGCCCATGATGGTCATGTGCGCCGTCCTCGGGATGCCGGAGGAGTCCAACGACCGGATGGTGCAGGCCGCCCGTGACATGATCAAGGGCACCGCCACCGCCGTCCAGAGCAACGCCTACATGGTGGACGTGCTGAGCCGCCTCGTGGAGCGCCGCCGCCGCGAGCCCGCCGACGACTTCGCCACCTGGCTCGTCGAACACCCCGCCGCCATGAACGACAAGGAGGTGGCCGAGCATCTGCGGCTCATGCTCATCGTCTCCTACGAGACGACCACCAACCTGATCGCCAACGTGCTGCGCATGGTCCTCACCGACCCCCGCTTCCGCTCCCGGCTCAGCGGCGGCCACATGACCGTGCCCGAGGCGGTCGAGCAGACCCTGTGGGACGAGCCGCCGTTCGCCGCGATCCTGGGCCGCTGGGCGGTCGGCGACACGGAACTGGGCGGCCAGCACATCAAGGCCGGCGACGCGCTGATCGTCGGCATCACGGCGGCCAACACCGACCCGGTGGTACGTCCCGACCTCAAGGCCGACATGGCGGGCAACCGCGCCCACCTCGCGTTCAGCGGCGGCCCCCACGAGTGCCCCGGCCAGGACATCGGGCGCGCCATCGCCGACGTCGGCGTCGAGGCGCTGCTGATGCGCCTGCCCGACCTCGAACTCGCGGTCGAGGAGAGCGAACTGCGCTGGGTCGGCAACCTGGTCAGCCGTCACCTGGCCGAACTCCCCGCCGAATTCGCGGCCCGCGCCCCGCAGGACGACCGCCGGCCGCCGTCCATGGGCAAGCCCACCGCCGCCCGCCGGGACTGGGAGGTCCAGTCCGCCGTACGGCACGCCGCCCCGACCCCGGTCCGGGCCCACCTGCCCTCCGACCAGGCCCACGCCCCCGCCCGCTCCGGCCCGTCCGGCGCGACCGCCACCGTCGACGGCTCGGCGGACGTGACCGGCGCGGCGGGCGAGAACGCCGCCGGCCTGGTCCCGCGCCAGCGCAAGCCCGGCGCGCCCGCCCGGCTCTGGAGCGTCGTCTCCCGCTGGTGGAACGGCGACTGA
- a CDS encoding 6-phospho-beta-glucosidase — MKLTILGGGGFRVPLVYGALLADHAEGRVSAVTLYDTDTDRLTAVARVLAEQAAGIPDAPAVRATTDLDEALRGADFVFSAIRVGGLAGRAADERVALDEGVLGQETVGAGGIAYGLRTVPVAVDLARRIARLAPDAWVINFTNPAGLVTEAMSRHLGDRVIGICDSPVGLGRRIARVLGADPDLARIDYIGLNHLGWVRGLYVAGRDELPRLLADPGLLGSFEEGRLFGPDWLRSLGSIPNEYLHYYYFNREAVRAYQEAAQTRGAFLREQQEGFYGRMKDPATPALATWDRTRAEREATYMSENREVAGAGEREKSDLDTGGYEQVALALMRAIARDEQATLILNVRNRATLAVLDADAVIEAPCLVDANGARPLAADPLPYHAVGLVTSVKAVERAVLDAAASASRADAVRAFALHPLVDSVSVARRLVDGYTKAHPGLAYLA; from the coding sequence GTGAAGCTGACAATTCTGGGCGGCGGCGGATTCCGGGTCCCTCTGGTGTACGGGGCGCTGCTCGCCGACCACGCCGAGGGCCGCGTGTCGGCCGTCACCCTCTACGACACGGACACCGACCGGCTCACCGCCGTCGCACGGGTCCTCGCCGAACAGGCCGCGGGCATCCCGGACGCGCCGGCCGTCCGCGCCACCACCGACCTGGACGAGGCCCTGCGCGGCGCCGACTTCGTCTTCTCCGCGATCCGCGTCGGTGGCCTCGCGGGCCGGGCCGCCGACGAACGGGTCGCCCTGGACGAGGGCGTACTCGGGCAGGAGACGGTCGGTGCCGGCGGCATCGCGTACGGGCTGCGCACCGTGCCCGTCGCCGTCGACCTGGCGCGGCGCATCGCCCGGCTCGCCCCGGACGCCTGGGTCATCAACTTCACCAACCCGGCCGGACTGGTCACCGAGGCGATGTCCCGCCACCTCGGCGACCGCGTCATCGGCATCTGCGACTCACCGGTCGGCCTCGGCCGCCGCATCGCCCGTGTCCTGGGCGCCGATCCGGACCTGGCCCGGATCGACTACATCGGCCTCAACCACCTCGGCTGGGTACGCGGGCTGTACGTCGCGGGCCGGGACGAACTCCCGCGCCTGCTCGCCGACCCCGGACTGCTGGGCTCCTTCGAGGAGGGCCGGCTGTTCGGCCCCGACTGGCTGCGCTCCCTGGGCTCGATCCCCAACGAATACCTGCACTACTACTACTTCAACCGCGAGGCCGTCCGCGCCTACCAGGAGGCCGCGCAGACCCGGGGCGCCTTCCTGCGCGAGCAGCAGGAGGGCTTCTACGGCCGGATGAAGGACCCGGCGACCCCCGCCCTGGCCACCTGGGACCGCACCCGCGCCGAGCGCGAGGCCACCTACATGTCGGAGAACCGGGAGGTGGCCGGCGCCGGCGAGCGCGAGAAGAGCGATCTGGACACCGGCGGCTACGAACAGGTCGCGCTCGCCCTGATGCGCGCGATCGCCCGTGACGAGCAGGCCACCCTGATCCTCAACGTCCGCAACCGCGCCACCCTGGCCGTGCTGGACGCGGACGCCGTGATCGAGGCGCCCTGCCTGGTGGACGCCAACGGCGCCCGGCCCCTCGCCGCGGACCCGCTGCCCTACCACGCGGTGGGCCTGGTCACCTCGGTGAAGGCCGTCGAGCGCGCGGTGCTCGACGCGGCGGCGAGCGCGTCGCGCGCGGACGCCGTCCGGGCGTTCGCCCTGCACCCGCTGGTCGACTCGGTCTCCGTCGCCCGCCGCCTGGTGGACGGCTACACGAAGGCGCATCCCGGACTGGCGTACCTGGCGTAG
- a CDS encoding VWA domain-containing protein, producing the protein MTGPLTPDPGSPQDAGLERWRLVLGSPAERHTGPLGPGRTGQDAALDWLYGRDPDLARRGVRRSGSAAPRAGGSGPSPVTAVDWLDDIHRLFPQETVERLERDAVERYGIEEIVTDPEVLERVEPSATLLRAVLRTKHLMNPQVLHAARRIVESVVAQLLARLRPEVRHAFHGTRSRRPSRTPLARNFDFRRTVRANLAHYRPDQGRLLIERPHFHSRTRRQVTRWQLVLLVDQSGSMAGSVIHSAVTAACLWGLPGLKTHLVAFDSNVVDLTADVTDPVELLMKVQLGGGTDIARAVAYAADLVENPRRAIVALITDFYEGGDAHRLRRTVRALVEQGTTVLGLAALDEDANPDYDRELAGRLAEAGAHIGAMTPGRLAEFVAERLGR; encoded by the coding sequence ATGACCGGGCCCCTCACCCCCGACCCCGGCTCCCCGCAGGACGCCGGCCTGGAACGGTGGCGCCTCGTGCTCGGCTCGCCCGCCGAACGGCACACGGGCCCGCTCGGGCCCGGCCGGACCGGGCAGGACGCCGCGCTCGACTGGCTGTACGGGCGCGATCCCGACCTCGCCCGGCGGGGCGTGCGCCGCTCCGGTTCGGCCGCCCCGCGCGCGGGCGGCTCCGGCCCCTCCCCGGTGACCGCCGTGGACTGGCTCGACGACATCCACCGGCTGTTTCCCCAAGAGACCGTCGAACGGCTGGAGCGGGACGCCGTCGAGCGGTACGGCATCGAGGAGATCGTCACCGATCCGGAGGTGCTGGAGCGGGTCGAACCGAGCGCCACGCTGCTGCGCGCCGTGCTGCGGACCAAGCATCTGATGAACCCGCAGGTGCTGCACGCGGCCCGGCGCATCGTCGAGTCCGTCGTCGCACAGCTCCTCGCCCGGCTCCGCCCCGAGGTCCGGCATGCCTTCCACGGCACCCGCTCGCGCCGCCCCAGCCGTACCCCGCTCGCCCGGAACTTCGACTTCCGGCGGACCGTACGGGCCAATCTGGCGCACTACCGGCCGGACCAGGGGCGCCTGCTCATCGAGCGGCCCCACTTCCACTCGCGCACCCGGCGGCAGGTGACGCGGTGGCAGCTCGTCCTGCTGGTCGACCAGTCCGGCTCGATGGCCGGTTCCGTGATCCACTCCGCCGTCACGGCCGCCTGCCTCTGGGGCCTCCCCGGTCTGAAGACGCATCTCGTCGCGTTCGACAGCAACGTGGTCGACCTGACGGCCGATGTGACGGACCCGGTGGAGCTGCTGATGAAGGTGCAGCTCGGCGGCGGTACGGACATCGCACGGGCCGTCGCCTACGCGGCCGATCTGGTGGAGAACCCGCGCCGCGCGATCGTCGCGCTGATCACCGACTTCTACGAGGGCGGCGACGCCCACCGGCTGCGCCGCACCGTGCGCGCGCTCGTGGAGCAGGGCACCACCGTGCTCGGCCTGGCCGCCCTGGACGAGGACGCGAACCCGGACTACGACCGGGAGCTGGCCGGCCGGCTCGCCGAGGCCGGTGCGCACATCGGGGCGATGACGCCCGGCCGGCTGGCGGAGTTCGTCGCGGAGAGGCTGGGCCGATGA
- a CDS encoding DUF5682 family protein, translating into MTAVFLGVRHHSPACARLVERTVERLRPAHVLVEGPAEMNARLDELLLGHELPVAVFSHYRDGRRAATSWAPLCDYSPEWVALRAGRAAGAEVRFIDLPAWHPAFAERGNRYADAEVRYAEATERLCRRFAVDSPDALWDRLFEVGPDEDVAERLDAYFALVRGDAEADAGDRAREAYMASWVRAAVASAGGRPVLVVTGGFHQPALRRLAAPDGPAGEGDAECGADGWPLVPQPPAGADAGSFLVPYSFRRLDAFTGYESGMPSPGFYQDVWERGPQEAADRLLRAVVERLRARKVPVSTADLVAARSLTEGLTALRGHPRTARIDVLDGLAGALITDDLDGPLPWTVRGALREGTHPVVVEILAACGGGRVGRLHPDTPAPPLVHDVAARLERLGLSGAPRTVELDLTDARDLERSRALHGLRVLGVPGHERTAGPAHGVDPVFTERWEPRSAAGRDAALVEAGAHGATLEEAAAASLAERVRREEEAGAPAAVLFDAVLCGVSGLSARLLADLGARVRVLVHAGPLGSVLATALGLWRHDRIYGVARGPLLAAVISGATDRLLWLLEGVRGAGGVDLPRLRAVVAVRDAVLHAPDLLATGRDVVAAVARRIGRDAAAPLDVRGAAFGLHQVLAEGPAEADAPEKAVRAVALSGADALGDWLAGLFAVARDELTSGGDADGPGRGGASLVGVLDDVLCELSEEAFLAGLPALRQAFAFFPPRERERIAGRLLARRGLRGSSRALLRTTADPLLIARAGALENRVTGLLTRYGLGGTPS; encoded by the coding sequence ATGACCGCCGTGTTCCTGGGTGTGCGCCACCACTCCCCCGCCTGCGCCCGGCTCGTCGAGCGCACGGTGGAGCGGCTGCGCCCCGCCCATGTCCTGGTCGAGGGGCCGGCGGAGATGAACGCCCGGCTGGACGAGCTGCTCCTCGGCCACGAGCTGCCCGTCGCGGTGTTCAGCCACTACCGCGACGGGCGGCGCGCGGCCACGTCCTGGGCCCCGCTGTGCGACTACTCCCCGGAGTGGGTGGCGCTGCGGGCGGGCCGGGCGGCGGGCGCGGAGGTCCGCTTCATCGACCTGCCCGCCTGGCACCCGGCGTTCGCGGAGCGCGGCAACCGGTACGCCGACGCGGAGGTCCGGTACGCCGAGGCCACGGAGCGGCTGTGCCGGCGGTTCGCGGTGGATTCGCCGGACGCGCTGTGGGACCGGCTGTTCGAGGTCGGGCCGGACGAGGACGTCGCGGAACGGCTCGACGCCTACTTCGCGCTGGTGCGCGGCGACGCGGAGGCGGACGCCGGGGACCGGGCACGCGAGGCGTACATGGCTTCCTGGGTGCGGGCGGCGGTGGCCTCGGCGGGCGGCAGGCCCGTCCTGGTGGTGACCGGCGGCTTCCATCAGCCCGCGCTGCGCAGGCTCGCGGCCCCGGACGGCCCGGCCGGGGAGGGCGACGCGGAGTGCGGTGCGGACGGCTGGCCGCTGGTGCCGCAGCCGCCGGCCGGGGCGGACGCGGGGAGTTTCCTCGTGCCGTACTCGTTCCGCCGGCTGGACGCGTTCACCGGGTACGAGTCGGGGATGCCGTCCCCCGGCTTCTACCAGGACGTGTGGGAGCGGGGCCCGCAGGAGGCGGCGGACCGGCTGCTGCGGGCGGTGGTCGAGCGGCTGCGGGCGCGCAAGGTGCCGGTCTCGACGGCGGACCTCGTCGCGGCCCGCAGTCTGACGGAGGGTCTGACGGCGCTGCGCGGCCATCCCCGGACGGCGCGGATCGATGTGCTGGACGGTCTGGCGGGCGCATTGATCACCGACGATCTGGACGGCCCGCTGCCGTGGACGGTCCGGGGCGCGCTCCGCGAGGGCACCCACCCCGTGGTCGTCGAGATCCTCGCGGCCTGCGGCGGTGGGCGCGTCGGCCGGCTGCACCCCGACACCCCGGCCCCGCCGCTCGTCCACGACGTGGCGGCCCGGCTGGAGCGGCTCGGCCTGTCCGGCGCGCCGCGCACCGTGGAGCTGGACCTCACGGACGCCCGGGACCTGGAGCGCAGCCGGGCGCTCCACGGGCTGCGGGTCCTCGGCGTTCCCGGCCACGAGCGGACGGCGGGCCCGGCCCACGGCGTCGATCCGGTGTTCACCGAGCGCTGGGAGCCCCGCTCCGCGGCCGGGCGCGACGCGGCCCTGGTGGAGGCGGGCGCCCACGGCGCGACCCTGGAGGAGGCGGCGGCCGCGTCGCTCGCCGAGCGGGTCCGGCGCGAGGAGGAGGCGGGGGCGCCGGCCGCCGTGCTGTTCGACGCGGTGCTCTGCGGGGTGAGCGGCCTGTCCGCGCGGCTGCTGGCCGACCTGGGCGCCCGGGTGCGCGTGCTGGTCCACGCGGGCCCGCTCGGCAGCGTCCTGGCCACCGCGCTGGGCCTGTGGCGCCACGACCGGATCTACGGGGTCGCCCGGGGTCCCCTGCTGGCCGCGGTGATCAGCGGGGCCACGGACCGGCTGCTGTGGCTCCTGGAGGGCGTACGGGGCGCGGGCGGCGTGGACCTGCCCCGGCTGCGCGCCGTGGTCGCGGTCCGGGACGCGGTGCTGCACGCCCCGGACCTGCTCGCCACCGGCCGGGACGTGGTGGCCGCGGTCGCCCGCCGCATCGGCCGGGACGCGGCGGCGCCCCTCGATGTCCGGGGCGCCGCGTTCGGCCTGCACCAGGTGCTCGCGGAGGGGCCGGCGGAGGCGGACGCCCCGGAGAAGGCGGTGCGGGCGGTGGCCCTGTCGGGTGCGGACGCCCTGGGAGACTGGCTCGCCGGCCTGTTCGCGGTGGCCCGCGACGAGCTGACGAGCGGCGGCGATGCGGACGGTCCGGGCCGTGGGGGCGCCTCGCTCGTCGGGGTGCTGGACGACGTGCTGTGCGAGTTGTCCGAGGAGGCGTTCCTGGCCGGGCTGCCCGCGTTGCGGCAGGCGTTCGCGTTCTTCCCGCCACGGGAGCGGGAGCGGATCGCCGGGCGGCTGCTGGCCCGGCGCGGGCTGCGGGGCTCGTCGCGCGCCCTGCTGCGGACCACCGCCGACCCCTTGCTGATCGCCCGCGCCGGAGCCCTGGAGAACCGCGTGACCGGCCTGCTCACCCGCTACGGACTCGGAGGAACCCCCTCATGA
- a CDS encoding ATP-binding protein — MTVREEAATQAAVRVQRPPAEVRYAAELAALREADRDPRPPGWELSLRAARRFVVGDPEAGIGRKFVGNPSLVDRALVTLATSRGLMLVGEPGTAKSLLSELIAAAVSGDSTLTVQGGAATTEDQIKYGWNYALLVAEGPSPRSLVPAPMLRGMAEGRLVRFEEITRCPLEVQDSLLSLLSERVVAIPELPGPDSMVFARQGFNVIATANTRDRGVNEMSAALKRRFNFETVFPIPDLDTELELVEAEVARLLANSGVEPPPDRDVLEVLVATFRELRAGAGAQDGRGGCGDRPTAVMSTAEAVSVAHAVGVRGWYLRGEPGNAADVVACLAGTAAKDSPDDLARLRRYLEQQAGRRRTPQWQALYDARHLLDG; from the coding sequence ATGACGGTGCGCGAGGAGGCCGCCACGCAAGCGGCGGTCCGGGTGCAGCGGCCGCCGGCCGAGGTGCGGTACGCGGCCGAGCTGGCCGCGCTGCGGGAGGCGGACCGCGATCCCCGGCCGCCGGGCTGGGAGCTGAGCCTGCGCGCCGCGCGGCGCTTCGTCGTCGGGGACCCGGAGGCGGGGATCGGCCGGAAGTTCGTCGGCAATCCCTCGCTCGTGGACCGGGCGCTGGTGACGCTGGCGACCAGCCGGGGGCTGATGCTCGTGGGCGAGCCGGGCACGGCCAAGTCGCTGCTGTCCGAGCTGATCGCGGCCGCCGTCAGCGGGGATTCGACGCTCACCGTGCAGGGCGGGGCCGCCACCACCGAGGACCAGATCAAGTACGGCTGGAACTACGCGCTGCTGGTCGCCGAGGGGCCCTCGCCCCGCTCCCTCGTGCCCGCGCCGATGCTGCGCGGCATGGCGGAGGGACGGCTCGTCCGCTTCGAGGAGATCACCCGCTGTCCGCTGGAGGTGCAGGACTCGCTGCTGTCGCTGCTCTCGGAGCGGGTCGTGGCGATCCCCGAACTGCCCGGCCCGGACAGCATGGTCTTCGCCCGGCAGGGGTTCAACGTCATCGCGACGGCCAACACCCGCGATCGGGGCGTCAACGAGATGAGCGCGGCGCTCAAGCGCCGGTTCAACTTCGAGACGGTGTTCCCGATCCCCGACCTCGACACCGAACTGGAGCTGGTGGAGGCCGAGGTGGCCCGGCTGCTGGCGAACTCCGGGGTGGAGCCGCCGCCCGACCGGGACGTGCTGGAGGTCCTGGTCGCCACGTTCCGCGAACTGCGGGCGGGCGCCGGGGCGCAGGACGGGCGCGGCGGGTGCGGTGACCGGCCCACGGCGGTGATGAGTACGGCGGAGGCGGTGTCGGTGGCCCACGCGGTGGGGGTGCGCGGCTGGTATCTGCGCGGCGAGCCGGGCAACGCGGCCGATGTCGTCGCCTGTCTCGCGGGCACGGCGGCCAAGGACAGCCCGGACGACCTGGCCCGGCTGCGGCGCTATCTGGAGCAGCAGGCGGGGCGCCGGCGCACCCCGCAGTGGCAGGCCCTGTACGACGCACGCCATCTGCTGGACGGCTGA